A genomic window from Nicotiana sylvestris chromosome 11, ASM39365v2, whole genome shotgun sequence includes:
- the LOC138881717 gene encoding uncharacterized protein, giving the protein MAPYEILYGRRCRSPIGWFEAGETNLLGPNLVQEAIFKVQLIGQRLLIAQRRQKSYVDKRRRDLVFPIGDKVFLRVSPMKGVMRFGKRVFHVSMLRKCISDSSQMLEAPAIPLDVKVSYKEEPMAIVNRQLRKLRNRDGKKEKRRKERKKNKALDKGFKKNWGLILKVLQFSFDSRD; this is encoded by the exons ATGGCACCATATGAAATATTGTATGGTAgaagatgtcgttctcctattGGATGGTTTGAAGCTGGTGAGACTAACTTATTAGGACCTAACTTAGTACAAGAAGCTATTTTCAAAGTCCAGTTGATCGGACAGAGATTGCTTATAGCTCAAAGAAGACAAAAGTCTTATGTtgataagagaagaagagatttaGTGTTCCCAATTGGAGACAAAGTGTTCCTACGAGTCTctcctatgaaaggtgtgatgcggTTTGGGAAAAGAG tgtttcatgtttcaATGTTAAGGAAATGTATATCAGACTCATCTCAGATGCTTGAAGCACCTGCTATACCGCTTGATGTGAAGGTATCTTACAAGGAGGAACCGATGGCTATTGTTAATAGGCAATTAAGAAAGCTACG aaacagagatgggaagaaagagaaaagaagaaaagagaggaagaagaataAAGCTTTGGACAAAGGCTTTAAGAAGAATTGGGGCTTGATATTGAAAGTATTACAGTTCTCCTTCGACTCAAGAGATTAA